In Pyrus communis chromosome 11, drPyrComm1.1, whole genome shotgun sequence, the sequence ATTTTTCTTAAACTAGAACAATGTTAAAAGAATTATTTTAGCTACTCTGTTTAACTTTCTGCTTAACTTTTTATCTCTAAGGGCCCGTTTGTTTGGCTTCACTAAACTTCCTTGGACTAGACTAGACTGTAATCCGGTGTTTGTTTCACTCGGAGACTACGTTTAATGAGACTCGCCTCGACTGAGTTCGACTAACAGCTTCGCTACagggtcttagcgagaccccccaaaaTCGGGCGGACTGCTAAGACCACTCTACTCCGCTTCACTCCTACCCGCTTCGTCCTCCAATCTACCTCTTCCTCGCGTCCCACAACCCATTTCAAACCCAGATCCTGCCAAATCCGAAACAAAAAAGCAACAAAATTTCCCAAGGTTCCCTTTTCAGAACCAGATCCAACTCCCAAAATTCGAATCCAGGTAAcccagaaaaccaaaaaaaaatttgcagtGGGATGAGCTTGAAAATTTCACCCAGAAAACCCAAACCAAATCCAACCCTCATCTTCTACCTTTGAGCCAATCACACATGCACCTCGCCTCCTTCAATCTCTTTCTTGCTATGTGTTTTGACTTTAAGATTTGCAACCGATTTTGTGAGAGGAAGTGAAGAGGCAGGAGGCAGGAGGCGGAGAGGAATGAAGAAGCATAGAGGATTTGCTTTGGAAATATCGGTCTgttcttcaaaaaaataaaggttgttcttctaaaataaaagtaaaggcAGCAAATGAAAcattaattaggtttttagaAGTTAAATAAcgacaaataatattttaatatttgttgttttgtttattttaaacgcaaaagtaaataaataataaaaaaaataattagtttgtagtttagtccgatactgcaccaaacgcttcactaagctagtccaatttagtctagtctaagccagtccagcttagtccctgaagttagtccagtccgagatagtacagtacaacaaacgcaccctaagaGTACTCTCTATATAAACAAACtttgcatattttattattattaataatgttaggaagactaaaattttaaactaaatttgcaaatcaaatgatgtgtcaccaatagaaaataaacacgttaatcaacatttaagtaataattcaatcattaacgtCCACAACATTTGGTTTCGAAAATTTAGTTTCGAAAttggtctccttagcattacccttaaaaaaagagtaatgttaaggaaaccaaatttgcaaattaaatggtGTGGTTATAGATTATTGGATTATTAACTAAGTGtcaattaacgtgcttatttttattggttacacatcatttggtttaaaaatttggtctctttaatattattcttaaaaacaaaaatgtaagggaggccaaatttgtaaaccaaattatGTATCACAAAtggaaaataagcacgttaatcagcACTTgactaataattcaatcatcaataaccacattatttgctttacaaaattttgattaaaactttgGTATCTCTGACATTACTCTTTTTAAGAAACacattctttctctttcttttctccctGGTTCATGGATCTATCattaagtttaattaattttttaacatttagcaataaaatataaatttgaagaGTAATTGCTCACTTTTTTATTGTATAAGGATGTGCtattcacacttttttttttacttttcacacatctcttattaatttatattttttgatcttattcaattcatccgatctaaCGACCCCATTGTATAAGGGCTCGTATTCGGGAACTCCTCCTAGGGTGCAGACCTTATCCTCTCACCTCAAACCCAAAACTTAGCTTTCTCGCTGCAGTCACGGGCTCCTTGCTCTGGCTTGGGGTCGGCGGCAGCCTCCTCCACCCCTTTTCTCTTCCCGTCATCTCCTTCTTCAATTTCACCCTGCACTCATACGTTTCTGTTGCATCTCTTTCTCCTCCCTTAACCAGTGacccttttttttccctctgCCCCCCCATGGCTCTTGCACCTCCGCCTAACCCCATATGTACATCTCATCTTTTTCACCAGTACCCCGGGCGCTCAACTTCGCCTCTCTTTCccaccgttttttttttttttttcctttctgatAACCCTCCAATTTTTATTGGAGCTTCTTCCTAGACCCATAATATAACCTCTTATTTTTAGCTTTACTTGTGATTTAGGTTAGGATTTAAAGTTGTGGTAGGTCTAAGCCATATCCTACTGCTCGTTTTCCATTGTAGTTGTGCGCTACTCCGCCAATATCATGACTAGGCCGCCTTACCTGGTATGATCTATGGCGTTTCGTCTTCTTATGACTGCTATAAATCTCTCCAGAAGTGATTTTGTCCTCACCATGAAGACTTGTTGGTTGATGGTTCCATTATTGGattagttagtttttttttttttactttgtgttGTTTTGTGCTGCATACGAGGCTGCATTGTATCACTTCAGCGAGtgattgaaaacgtttttagagaaaatatttttgtgttccAAAAGAACATAAGTGATGTTTTTTGTAAGAAacacttcaagtatttttttgaatttcacTTGCATTTACACTCaagatttattttaaaaataatttcacaaaaaaatgcTTTTGGTAATTTAAAAGCCATTCTTCTTTATGAAGATAAAGGTTTTAATTTAACTCtttaaaatagaatttaaaatgattttaggGCTTTTTTTGGAGATGCTATTTAGCCGACAACGTACGAAATATATACgctaaaaaaaaaacgtgaagtTAGCGCAACCGACCCAACCAAAGTAGGCCCCACCTTTGCCTCCCCAATTTTCCCTTCACTTTTCTTTGTTCCCACTTCCCAAACAGCTTtcaattagagagagagagagagagagagagagagaggcggaCAGAGAATCAAACCTCATCCAGCTTTGAAGTTAGGGGCTTTGCTGTCACCACCtacccaattccaattcctaaTCGTCTGATCAGGTAATTCGCCCTTTTATTCCGACGATGTTTAGGGATTTTGCTTTCACCTTGTTTAGGGTTTTGATGATTGAATctcgaattttttttaatatgtacGATCCAAAGTTTAGggcttttgttttttgaacGGAAATTGTTGTAAGATAAAGTTTGATTCTGACAAAGAACCCAATTTGttatttaggatatttaatCGTTAATTTCTGCAGATTAATTTGGAAAAAGGAggcatttttattaaattactTGCAAAAAGATTcgagttttaattaaattttgttcTTGAGGTGTTTTTGCGAGGAtgataatttgaaattttcaattGTGTGTGATCCAGGTATAAGATTTCTGGTTGCAAGGCCTTCTTAGTCAATAGCCAAGGTTCATGTCTGAGCTCGACGTACAAATTCCTACTGCCTTCGGTATGTTTAATTTTTCGTTGGATAAGGCATTCGTATATGTTTGTATGCGTGCTGCACTTGCTCGTATTCAAATTCGTTTAAGATTATGTGGTTTAGTGATTGAAGACTTTGATGCATAGATGCATAATGATCGTTTTTAAAGATTCCAATTTTTTAGGCCGGTGTATTTGGTAGATGTAGTTTCGATGCGATGTTTAGTTTCCGCTGGAGTTGTTCAGCATCCCAACGTATCTCATCCACCTTAAGAAACCAAGCCAAACTGACCCGAAATTGGTTGTTTTCTGACACTAAATGGTTTGGTTAGGTTAtcatttttgtgaacatgagtgGATTGGACATCGGTTCAGTTTCTGGTTTTTGCACTGTAAAACGTGATTGAAATGCTTCTGTGGATGCGCACTGGTTTTTATCCATGTCAATCCCTAAGTCAACAAGTACTATTCAACAACACAACTAGCCTGATCCACCAAAGAAACCGAACCAAACTAGCCCAAAATGGTTGTTTTGAAAAACTAAATATTTGGATTGGTTATTATTTCTATGACCATGAAGCCATCAGACATTGGATCACGTGTCCGGTTTATGCACTATGAAATCTGATTAAATCTAATTTGAATGTTGATATTTTTATAGATCCGTTTGCTGAGGCAAATGCTGAGGATTCAGGTGCTGGGACAAAAGATTATGTACACATTCGTGTTCAGCAAAGAAACGGTAGGAAAAGCCTGACAACCGTGCAGGGACTGAAGAAGGAATTTAGCTACAACAAAATCCTCAAGGACCTTAAGAAGGAATTTTGTTGCAATGGTACAGTTGTCCAGGATCCAGAGCAAGGGCAGGTGCATGTTTAATTGTTAAACCTATAACGCAATATTGTCTAATGGCATTCTGCAGTTGTTTTCTAAGTACTGTATTGTTGGTCATAAGCAGGTCATTCAACTTCAAGGTGATCAACGAAAGAACGTATCTGCCTTCCTCGTCCAGGTAGTCACCCTCCACTTAATAATAATGTTAAATGTTCTATAGGCCGACTCGACAGGTTATCCGACCGGTTATTAATCTGCTTgcttaattattataaatatcGTTTCTCagtttctttttatcttttctaCAGGCTGGCATTGTGAAGAAGGACCACATCAAGATTCACGGTTTCTGAGCTGCTTCGTTCAAGTCTCTGCACAATCCTGTCTATCATCGGAGTCCTTGATATTTGCATATTATCGCATCCAAGTTTGACATGTGCAGTGTGTTTTCGGTTTGTTATAATTTTCAAGTACCTGTGTAATGTGTCGTCGTTATGGAATGTATGACAAATTCTGTTCGTGGTTTTGAAAATATTGTAACTTTGTACTTTGTCCTTCATTCCATTGCTTGAATTCCACTAAATTAGTTTCTTGGCGTTGGAATTTTACATCCTTCAGACGAACAGTAAAGAGAATACATGCGATGATCCACCGACTTTTCGTCTCTGCAAGGGGAAGCTCCCCACCAACACAAAGCACCCAAACTTCCTCCACCCGTTTGCACTTGTGATCTCGTCTGCCTTCTCTACTCTGACATCCGTTTCATCACCCCCACTAATCCTCGCTTCTGCCTCCAGCACCCATCTCATATTCTCAACAATTGCCGAGCTCAAGCCTACGCTAACCACTTTCTTGCTGTATGGGTTACGAGCCTTGAACCAGGTGAACCCGGTACGCCCGTTCATATCATCCTTTGCGATTTGCACGGCGATACCAGAGCCACTTCCCTTTGCACGTCTACGCTCACATTCACAACGTTCCCTTCATGGTTAACCTTCCCACAAGAGTAGATCTCTTCCCACCATTGCTCGAGAGCTGGGACGAAGCGGGACGAAACAGACCATAATCTTCGTTGCTTCTTGAAACTCCGACGTGTAAACGATGGTCAGTATCTTGTCTTGTGGGTACGGCAGTTTCGACACCTTTCTGCGCTTGCATAAGCCCCGGCAAGACGAGTCGTGTGCTTCTGCATCTTCATCTGTAATAGCATCAAGTGGATGAATGGAAAGGGTGGAAAAAGGCCTTGTCACATACACATCTTTGTGTGTCTGTGAGTTATGAGTGGCTTTTCAAATTTAAGCGACTTTTTTCCTTACGAATTAAGGAATGAAGTTGTTTGGTGCCACATTTGTAATACAACTCACTTTAAATTTTAGTGCTTTTAATACATGCACAGATGAAAGAAGTCAAAAAGGAAAACCCTTGGCACCAACTTATTTCAAGGGTCGTGATTTTCACAATCccgttttcttcttctccgcTCCCCTCTTTTTTCAATCCAAGGGCTAGAAAAACAGAAACGAACAGAGAGTGAAAAATGGAGTGTGAAAATCATTACCGTACTGTACATTGTGACTTAATTCTCGTAAAACAGAAGGAGCTTCCAAATTCAAACTGTAATTGGTAACCATTTTCCAATTAAGATAAACCTTATTAGGGCACACAATTAGTGCTAAATATGGAAGTACAACTTTCCGACTAGAGCAGCTCATGCACTTAACTCAAGATACTTCTTTATTACACCCATCATCTCTCCACCGGGGAAACGCCCAAGACATCCCCTCGCTGCAGCTATCTCGTTAAACTCAAAAACCGAATCGCCACTGTAAGCTTGAGGCTGTTTGATTCTCTCCCCTTGTTCCATCTTCACATCTTCGGTAAGTTGTTCACCATCTTTTACAGTTGGAAGAGGAAATGGATCAAGAGAGCTTCCCAAAATGGTTTCTGCGCCTACAACACCCACAAAATCTTTCAATGAACATATTGTGAATGGAACCGGCTCAAAGCTGTGGTCTCCATATTCAACTGGGGTAGAGTGGTCTCCAGTGATGCAAAGAAAGTACTCAAAATTTCCAGTTGATTCGGCCTCCCAAAGAAGCCTGGCCAGCTGCCCTATAGCTCGATCTACTGCTTCCATTGCTTTCACTTTGAAGAGGGTTGCCTTGTCGTGGCCCGCATCATCAATAGCCTGCGATGCAAAACAAGACAGAGATTTCCTTTTCCATTTATGAAAGTGAACTACCTGACCAGAAACTAAAGAAGCAAACCATCGGACATTAAAAAATTACAGACAGAATCATTTTCTTGCCATCAATTTACCCTGTAATTTCAGTAAAGTAATTCTTTTATGATGCAAATGCTTAAGTAGGCAGGAACAATAGTTGCATGTGACAAGAGTAGAAGAATCTGAGAACATTATTGACCTTAATGTGAAGGAACCCAAAATCGTAGCCATCTGGTTGGCCTGGTTTGTGCTCATCTTCCCCGGGTACAAACACATTGGGGCAAGACTGCAGAGGAGCTGAGAGTGCCTTAGCTATCGCAGTTGCTTTGGAGGTTAGAAGTGTTCGGTAGTCTCCGGTTGCTCCAGGAGCTTCTAGGATATCAATGCCAAGAGATAAGCCCAGTCCAGCAATGATTTTTGTGGGAGCTACCATGCAAGGTCGTAACCCGTGTTTTTTCTCAAAGGGAGGAACCTGAAATATGTGATTTAGAAATGAAGAAATATAGACATAAATGTAAGCATTAGGGTTGAGGCCTTGTAAGACCAACATTTCTCCTAGGCTCAAGGTTATATTTCCTTGAATAAATCAAGTAAGGTTTGAGACAACAAACCTCAATCCGAATACCGCAACCTCGTAAAAGGACAAGATTAGCTATGTTCTTCCCTTCAGCAGCCCGCTTTGCATTCAGTGGATGAGCAACAAGAATACGTGATATTTCCTTGGATAACTCGTTAACAACTTTAGCTGTGTGTCTTGCCTCATCAGTGCCGTCTAGAGCTTCAGCTTGCAAAAGTAAACGGTTGTCCTTCAATGGATCTGTTCCTGATATATTTCCACTTAGCCTTGGTCCTTTTACAACCACTCCACATCTATGTTCTGTTGCATACCTGTAGCAAATGATTCTTTGTCAGTTTGAATCTACGGCcttaaaaattttcaagcatAAGCATTAGAAAGAATTAAGTTGTAGGACAATTTTGATAAATAATCCACTTTCTCATAACGGAGGTGTGTTTATAGAAGCACGTAAACAAGAACCCAACAGCATTTATAATGAACATTTGCACCTGACTCTGACTTCATATTTGGGATAAGACGGCAGCTTCATTCCATCAAGTGCTGCACACAGTATGGGCCCTTCTTCCTCAAAGTGTCTGTCAGCCCTCCTACTGATGACTATTCCAGTTTTTTCATCCAAGGTTGCAAAATTAGACTAAAGATCAACAAGCAACAATTAATATGGGAAGCAGCCTGGTCTTCCAGAAATAACAGAACCGAAGGAAAATGTTGAAAGTTTTGAAGCAGCTCATCCAGGATCATGATGTGAAAACAATTATAACATCGATACCATTTTACAAAGAAACATACAAATACTCACCTTAAATGCAATATCACCAGGCGACATTGCCAAACCAGCACCCATGGACTCAAATGCGCCTCGGCCACGATAATATACCCTAGGGTCATAACCCAATAGAGAAAGGTGAGCTGTGTCACTTCCACAACCCAAACCAACTTCAACAGGGTCCATCAGACCGTTAACTCCAGCAGATGCAATGGCATCCAAATTGGGTACTTTGGCTGCCTGAAGAGGAGTCTTAAACCCAAACCTTGGTATTGACACGTCTCCCACACCATCAATCAACAAAAATGCCACTCTTCTTTTTGGCTGCTGAGAATGACCCATGTCTACTAATATGCTACACACTCGTTTTACACAAAGGGAAAGATTTGACAATGCACAAGGAACAAAGTAAAACCGCTTTTGATTTGTTTACTTGCTCCTGCTTTCGTTGCGGTCCAATTCCGCTAAAGACCAGAATCACTAGACGTTCCCACCTCTGCAACCAAATATACCAGAAGAAGCACCATTACAAAAATTTCTACACCGTgtcttaaaaaaaatggaaatggcATGGTATTCCGTACTAACAAGTTAGCTCTAAATACATCGAGGTCGAAAATGTTCTAACAAATCAAGGTAATGTTTGGGCAAGTAAATTAAGATTTCAGCAATCTTGATATTCAGAATCATGAcaatttaacataaattttaGTCAAACTAAAGATAAAGAAATGCAACAAGAAACCATTTGTAAGCTGGTTGGCATTGGTACATGAGCACAAAATTTACCCAATTCTCCACAATCCAATTGATCTCTCCAGATACAACTAGAGCTTCAAAAATTTGATCAAGCAGTTAATAAATACCATCTCCTATCAATCCAAAGCTCTaaacataataataaaaatgattataaATCAATAATAATAAGGGAATCAGAAGCAAATCAATAAGTGTATGCAATAATGCAAAACAACAAGAATTTAATTGTTTTACCTTTGAGATTGATTCAATGGCAATTTTGATTGGGCCCCACTAACTAGAAGAAGAAGCCTAGAGAAAGATTATTGCTTTTTTTGTGATTCAGATTTCACTGAGAAATTTGCAGAGCAAATTGGTTGTGGCGGAAGCTCACTTTCTCTCTGCCACTTTATTCTCCTCCATTTGGATAAAGGTTTGAACTTGAAGGCAAAATATGGGAGCTCAGTGAAACACGAATAGAATCTAAAGTTAATTGTAGCAAcggttcctcaactttaattaaattagagcaatggtcccttaactaaaaattcattaccattggtccctcaactcatcaaaacgtgtagctatggtcatttttgtcaactcTGTCAGAattctgtcaaaatgagttatgttagaaagactattgctacaattaggttaaagttgagggaccattactccaattgggttaaagtcgGAAGTTCTAACAGAATTGACAAAAAGGACCCTAGTTGCACGTTTGATAAGTTAAGGGACCACtggttgagggaccattgctctaattgagttaaagttgagagaccattgctacaatttacacTTAGATTCTCTTCGTGTTTCACTGAGCTCCCATATTTTGCTTTCAAGTTCGAACCTTTATCCAAATGGAGGACAATAAAGTGGCAAAGAGAAAGTGAGCTTCTGCCACAACCAATTTGCTCTGCAAATTTCTCAGCAAAATTTGAACCACAGAAAAAGCTCGAAAGCAATAATCTTTCTCTtgggcttcttcttcttctagttAGTGGGGCCCAATCAAAATCGCCATTGAAGCAATCTCAAAGATAAATCAATTAAATTCTTGTTGTTTTGCACCATCATCACATGCACTTATtgatttgtttcttgtttctaattcccttattaatattattattattgatttataatcatttttttattaagattaGAGCTTTGGATTGATAGGATATGCTATTGATTAACTTCTTAATcaatttttgcaaatttttgaAGCTCTGGTTGTATCTAGAGAGACCAATTTGGCTGTGGAGAATTGGGTAAATTTTGTGCTCATGTTTTATTTTACCAATCCCAACCAGCTTAAAAATGGTTTCTTATTGCATTTCTTTAtctttagtttaatttttactaaaatttttgttaaattgtcATGATTCTGAATATCAAGATTGCTGTAATCTTAATTTACTTGCCCAAACATTACCTCGATTTGTTAGAACATTTTAAAACCCATTAAGTTAACAGAGTTTAGCCCGTTTGACACAAAAACGATACGAACACGACAAACACAACCGAACGTCAAAATCTTGCTTGAGAGGaatatttcattgaattaatGATTGGGCTTGTATTCTTATCTTGATAGGTATACGCATAAAACCACTCCCTTCCATCTACAAGGATAGTCATATAAATGTTGATCAAGGGCCTCACGCAGaacaaaaagataataaaaGGCATCATCTCATCTACTCAGGTAATTTACATGTCTGCTATCCAATTTGGTTTTTGTTAATGCCATGCCAATGCTACTACAAAAATATATCAACATCTTTATTCCATATTTCCTAGTTAGGGTTGTATTCATGATATCAGCAGATAGAATGTTAGCAAGAGTCATGCAATGCAATTTAAGTATGGTCACATTGAATTAGCAAAATTCTTAAACcacaaaacataaactaaatgggcagattatAGTACCCTTTAAAACCGAAATAGAATAAGGGTTTTTCTCGGATTTCACCTTTATTTCACCCACAACCTTCCATTCTTCTCGGTCGATCTTGGAAACAACCTTGATTCACCTTCCTCCTCCCCAATCTTCCATATGCATACacaaaatggaattaaaattCCAAATATTGAATCGATTCCGAAAATTAAAGCTTTGATTTTGGATTGGAGGACAGCCCACGAGGAGTGGATCATTTTTACCTCCTGGGTCGAGCTCCAATTTCGGCAGGATTAGCCGGAAATCCCGCGGTCACCCTTTCTTATATCTGAAATCGAGGAAATTCGGCTACGAATTTGTAGAAACTATCTTGGGGTTTGAAAAGAGGACGGAAAGAGGATTGTGAGGTAGAATTTGACGGTCGTTGGTGACCGGTGGACGGCGGCGCTGTTGTTGTAGCGTGGAAGGGAAGTGAGGGAGTGAGAGGTAcgggagggaggagagagagagagaaagcgacaaaaagaaaaggaaaggaagggaaataaattaaaacggaaatgaaaaataaaggtAATAAGACCGACAGCATAAGGTAAAATTCAACTAATGGTAAAAATCCTTCAGCTAATGGAAAAATAACTGATAGGAGGGAAATGGTGTTActtgtaattttctttcttttttttttttttttttttttttttgtgttttttcatCGAATTTGACTTGTAATGCAGGAATGGGTTTATTCCGAAAACTAGGGACGAATCTCCAGACTCTTTTGGGTGGGCCaccatttatattgttaattgaattttttttttaatgatagttttattaataatcaatattatttttaaataaattttttaatgaacTTAGGAATCAATCTAATATATAAGATGAAATTGGTGCATGAGAGGGTCCATCAGTTTTTACCTATTATGTGTACAGCAGTGAGGAACAAAACAGATATGAGTAATTAtcaaatagagaaattgaaagaAGCACTATGCGTGGCAGCAGAATGAGGGTATGTGAAGTATATTACTCACATGCGTAGACATTCTTCATATCCCATATTTAGAGTTAGGAACGAAAAACG encodes:
- the LOC137707537 gene encoding uncharacterized protein, with protein sequence MGHSQQPKRRVAFLLIDGVGDVSIPRFGFKTPLQAAKVPNLDAIASAGVNGLMDPVEVGLGCGSDTAHLSLLGYDPRVYYRGRGAFESMGAGLAMSPGDIAFKSNFATLDEKTGIVISRRADRHFEEEGPILCAALDGMKLPSYPKYEVRVRYATEHRCGVVVKGPRLSGNISGTDPLKDNRLLLQAEALDGTDEARHTAKVVNELSKEISRILVAHPLNAKRAAEGKNIANLVLLRGCGIRIEVPPFEKKHGLRPCMVAPTKIIAGLGLSLGIDILEAPGATGDYRTLLTSKATAIAKALSAPLQSCPNVFVPGEDEHKPGQPDGYDFGFLHIKAIDDAGHDKATLFKVKAMEAVDRAIGQLARLLWEAESTGNFEYFLCITGDHSTPVEYGDHSFEPVPFTICSLKDFVGVVGAETILGSSLDPFPLPTVKDGEQLTEDVKMEQGERIKQPQAYSGDSVFEFNEIAAARGCLGRFPGGEMMGVIKKYLELSA
- the LOC137707538 gene encoding protein translation factor SUI1 homolog, translating into MSELDVQIPTAFDPFAEANAEDSGAGTKDYVHIRVQQRNGRKSLTTVQGLKKEFSYNKILKDLKKEFCCNGTVVQDPEQGQVIQLQGDQRKNVSAFLVQAGIVKKDHIKIHGF